Genomic DNA from Campylobacter suis:
GACAGCCCGCCACACACGCTGGCTCTTCGCCTCGCTCGATCTTTTCGGCACAAAGGTTGCACTTTTGAGCTTTACCATCAAAGCCTTTTGTGATAGAGCCATAAGGACATCCAAGCAAGCAGTATCCACATCCTATACACTTATCATGTATCGGCTGAACTATGCCATTTTCTAGCTTTTCATAAGCACCAACAGGACAGACATCCATACAAGCTGGGTTGTCGCAGTGATGGCATGAGTGAGTTATAAAAAGCTCTTTTTCTATACCATCCTCATGGATAAGCATCATATCGACATGTCGCCAGTTTATATCTGGATGCTGGTTGTGATAGACTTGGCATGAAATTTCACACGCCTTGCAGCCTATACAGAAATTGTAATCAAATAAAA
This window encodes:
- a CDS encoding 4Fe-4S dicluster domain-containing protein — translated: MKTKRKLGFLFDYNFCIGCKACEISCQVYHNQHPDINWRHVDMMLIHEDGIEKELFITHSCHHCDNPACMDVCPVGAYEKLENGIVQPIHDKCIGCGYCLLGCPYGSITKGFDGKAQKCNLCAEKIERGEEPACVAGCPCGVLKLEDTDVSDSAGMSKEMPGFKHFFTKPNVRFYPRMKRNEFIH